Proteins encoded within one genomic window of Ovis aries strain OAR_USU_Benz2616 breed Rambouillet chromosome 1, ARS-UI_Ramb_v3.0, whole genome shotgun sequence:
- the LRIG2 gene encoding leucine-rich repeats and immunoglobulin-like domains protein 2 isoform X5, protein MQLKYLNLSNNRITVLEAGCFDNLSSSLLVVKLNRNRISMIPPKIFKLPHLQFLELKRNRIKVVEGLTFQGLDSLRSLKMQRNGISKLKDGAFFGLDNMEELELEHNNLTEVNKGWLYGLRMLQQLYVSQNAVERISPDAWEFCQRLSELDLSYNQLTRLDESAFVGLSLLERLNLGDNRVTHIADGVFRFLSNLQTLNLRNNEISWAIEDASEAFAGLTSLTKLILQGNQIKSVTKKAFIGLESLEHLDLNNNAIMSIQENAFSQTRLKELILNTNSLLCDCHSKWLLQWLVDNNFQHSVNVSCAHPEWLAGQSILNVDLKDFVCDDLLKPQIRTHPETTVALRGVNVTLTCAAVSSSDSPMSALWRKDSEVLYDADTENFVRYQQQAGEALEYTSVLHLFSVNFTDEGKYQCIITNHFGSNYSHKAKLTVNEMPSFLKTPMDLTIRTGAMARLECAAEGHPAPQISWQKDGGTDFPAARERRMHVMPEDDVFFIANVKIEDMGIYSCMAQNIAGGLSANASLIVLETPSFVRPLEDKTVTRGETAVLQCIAGGSPTPRLNWTKDDGPLLVTERHFFAAANQLLIIVDAGLDDAGKYTCIMSNTLGTERGHIYLNVISSPNCDSSQSSIGHEDDGWTTVGIVIIVVVCCVVGTSLIWVIVIYHMRRKNEDYSITNTEELNLPADIPSYLSSQGTLSEPQEGYSNSEAGSHQQLMPPANGYLHRGTDGGTGTRVICSDCYDNANIYSRTREYCPYTYITEEDVLDQTLSSLMVQMPKETYLAHPPQDATTLESLVSSADRERSAFPTNHERINEKKPSSTQMSSETLQRPLWNISREPGMPHPPFPQQSVLESSQLHQNEGLAETDPDCSTCPTPCHRLHDHTFDFSRTRNVRDGSEGT, encoded by the exons ATGCAGCTTAAATATCT GAATTTGAGTAATAATAGGATAACCGTCTTGGAGGCTGGTTGCTTTGATAATTTGTCAAGTTCCTTATTAGTGGTGAAGTTAAACAGGAACAGAATTAGCATGATTCCACCTAAGATCTTCAAGCTACCTCACCTCCAGTTCTT ggaacttAAAAGAAACAGGATTAAAGTTGTGGAGGGTCTCACATTTCAAGGGCTTGACTCCTTAAGATCTTTGAAAATGCAACGGAATGGAATTAGCAAACTTAAGGATGGAGCTTTTTTTGGCTTGGATAACATGGAAGAATT AGAACTGGAGCATAATAACCTTACAGAAGTGAACAAGGGTTGGTTGTACGGCTTGCGAATGTTACAGCAGCTCTATGTGAGCCAGAATGCTGTTGAAAGAATCAGCCCTGATGCGTGGGAGTTCTGCCAAAGACTGTCTGAACT TGATTTGTCCTATAACCAGTTGACCCGTCTGGATGAATCTGCCTTTGTGGGTCTGAGCTTACTGGAGAGATTGAATTTAGGGGACAACAGAGTCACTCACATTGCTGATGGTGTATTTAGGTTTCTTTCCAATCTGCAAACACT AAACTTAAGAAACAATGAAATTTCATGGGCCATAGAAGATGCTAGTGAAGCCTTTGCTGGACTCACAAGTCTCACTAAATT AATCTTACAAGGAAATCAGATTAAATCAGTTACAAAGAAAGCATTCATTGGTCTTGAGTCCCTTGAGCATCT agATTTGAACAACAATGCTATAATGTCTATTCAAGAAAATGCTTTTTCCCAGACTCGCTTGAAAGAATT GATTCTGAACACAAACAGTTTGCTCTGTGACTGCCATTCCAAGTGGTTGCTTCAGTGGCTGGTTGATAATAACTTTCAACATTCTGTGAATGTAAGCTGTGCACACCCTGAATGGCTTGCAGGGCAAAGCATCCTGAATGTGGATCTGAAAGATTTTGTctgtg aTGATTTGCTCAAGCCACAGATAAGAACTCATCCTGAAACCACAGTTGCTCTGAGAGGCGTGAATGTGACTCTGACATGCGCTGCGGTGAGCAGCAGTGATTCACCCATGTCTGCTCTGTGGCGCAAAGACAGTGAAGTCTTGTATGATGCTGACACTGAGAATTTTGTTCGTTATCAGCAGCAGGCTGGAGAAGCTCTGGAATATACTAGTGTCCTACACCTTTTCAGTGTGaatttcacagatgaaggaaAATATCAGTGTATTATTACTAATCACTTCGGTTCTAACTATTCTCATAAAGCCAAACTGACTGTGAATG AGATGCCATCTTTTCTGAAAACTCCAATGGATCTAACTATTCGCACTGGTGCCATGGCCAGATTAGAATGTGCTGCGGAGGGGCACCCTGCACCACAGATTTCCTGGCAGAAAGATGGTGGTACTGACTTCCCTGCGGCTCGAGAGAGACGCATGCATGTCATGCCTGAGGATGATGTCTTCTTCATTGCAAATGTGAAAATAGAAGACATGGGGATCTATAGCTGCATGGCACAGAATATAGCAGGCGGTCTCTCAGCAAATGCCTCGCTCATCGTGTTAG AGACACCCTCATTTGTTAGACCCCTGGAGGACAAGACAGTAACCCGAGGTGAAACTGCAGTATTACAGTGCATAGCTGGAGGGAGTCCCACCCCTCGCCTCAACTGGACCAAAGatgatggacctttgctggtgaCAGAACGGCACTTCTTTGCTGCAGCCAACCAGCTTCTCATCATCGTAGATGCTGGGCtagatgatgctgggaaatataCCTGCATTATGTCAAACACCCTTGGGACAGAACGTGGTCACATTTACCTCAATGTGATTTCATCCCCCAACTGTGACTCTTCCCAGAGTAGCATTGGGCATGAAGATGATGGCTGGACCACAGTTGGCATTGTGATCATTGTTGTGGTCTGCTGTGTAGTGGGCACCTCTTTGATCTGGGTCATTGTTATTTACCACATGAGGAGGAAAAACGAAGACTATAGTATTACAAACACAG AGGAACTCAATCTGCCTGCAGACATTCCCAGCTACTTGTCTTCCCAAGGaacactgtctgagccacaggaaggCTACAGCAACTCTGAGGCAGGCAGTCATCAGCAACTTATGCCTCCTGCCAATGGATATTTACACAGAGGCACTGATG GTGGCACTGGCACCCGAGTTATCTGCTCAGATTGTTATGACAATGCTAACATCTACTCCCGGACCCGAGAATACTGTCCGTACACCTATATCACTGAAGAGGATGTTCTGGATCAGACGCTGTCCAGCCTCATGGTCCAGATGCCCAAAGAGACTTACTTGGCACATCCTCCCCAAGATGCCACTACCCTGGAGAGCCTGGTGTCGTCAGCAGATAGAGAGAGATCTGCCTTTCCCACCAACCATGAGAGGATAAATGAGAAGAAGCCTTCCTCCACACAGATGAGCAGTG AAACCTTGCAGCGGCCTCTGTGGAACATAAGCAGAGAACCAGGTATGCCTCATCCTCCTTTTCCCCAGCAGTCAGTCCTTGAGTCATCACAACTCCATCAAAACGAGGGCCTGGCAGAGACTGATCCAGACTGTTCCACTTGCCCCACGCCCTGTCACAGGTTGCACGACCACACTTTTGATTTTAGTAGGACTCGGAATGTTCGCGATGGCAGTGAGGGCACATGA
- the LRIG2 gene encoding leucine-rich repeats and immunoglobulin-like domains protein 2 isoform X4, translating into MNYNELTEIPYFGEPTSNITLLSLVHNIIPEINAEVFQFYPALETLDLSSNLISEIKTSSFPRMQLKYLNLSNNRITVLEAGCFDNLSSSLLVVKLNRNRISMIPPKIFKLPHLQFLELKRNRIKVVEGLTFQGLDSLRSLKMQRNGISKLKDGAFFGLDNMEELELEHNNLTEVNKGWLYGLRMLQQLYVSQNAVERISPDAWEFCQRLSELDLSYNQLTRLDESAFVGLSLLERLNLGDNRVTHIADGVFRFLSNLQTLNLRNNEISWAIEDASEAFAGLTSLTKLILQGNQIKSVTKKAFIGLESLEHLDLNNNAIMSIQENAFSQTRLKELILNTNSLLCDCHSKWLLQWLVDNNFQHSVNVSCAHPEWLAGQSILNVDLKDFVCDDLLKPQIRTHPETTVALRGVNVTLTCAAVSSSDSPMSALWRKDSEVLYDADTENFVRYQQQAGEALEYTSVLHLFSVNFTDEGKYQCIITNHFGSNYSHKAKLTVNEMPSFLKTPMDLTIRTGAMARLECAAEGHPAPQISWQKDGGTDFPAARERRMHVMPEDDVFFIANVKIEDMGIYSCMAQNIAGGLSANASLIVLETPSFVRPLEDKTVTRGETAVLQCIAGGSPTPRLNWTKDDGPLLVTERHFFAAANQLLIIVDAGLDDAGKYTCIMSNTLGTERGHIYLNVISSPNCDSSQSSIGHEDDGWTTVGIVIIVVVCCVVGTSLIWVIVIYHMRRKNEDYSITNTEELNLPADIPSYLSSQGTLSEPQEGYSNSEAGSHQQLMPPANGYLHRGTDGGTGTRVICSDCYDNANIYSRTREYCPYTYITEEDVLDQTLSSLMVQMPKETYLAHPPQDATTLESLVSSADRERSAFPTNHERINEKKPSSTQMSSETLQRPLWNISREPGMPHPPFPQQSVLESSQLHQNEGLAETDPDCSTCPTPCHRLHDHTFDFSRTRNVRDGSEGT; encoded by the exons ATGAATTATAATGAACTAACAGAAATCCCGTATTTTGGAGAACCAACTTCTAATATTACTCTCCTCTCATT AGTTCATAATATAATcccagaaataaatgcagaagTGTTCCAGTTTTACCCTGCTCTCGAGACTTTAGATCTCAGCTCAAATCTAATATCAGAAATCAAGACATCTTCATTTCCTCGAATGCAGCTTAAATATCT GAATTTGAGTAATAATAGGATAACCGTCTTGGAGGCTGGTTGCTTTGATAATTTGTCAAGTTCCTTATTAGTGGTGAAGTTAAACAGGAACAGAATTAGCATGATTCCACCTAAGATCTTCAAGCTACCTCACCTCCAGTTCTT ggaacttAAAAGAAACAGGATTAAAGTTGTGGAGGGTCTCACATTTCAAGGGCTTGACTCCTTAAGATCTTTGAAAATGCAACGGAATGGAATTAGCAAACTTAAGGATGGAGCTTTTTTTGGCTTGGATAACATGGAAGAATT AGAACTGGAGCATAATAACCTTACAGAAGTGAACAAGGGTTGGTTGTACGGCTTGCGAATGTTACAGCAGCTCTATGTGAGCCAGAATGCTGTTGAAAGAATCAGCCCTGATGCGTGGGAGTTCTGCCAAAGACTGTCTGAACT TGATTTGTCCTATAACCAGTTGACCCGTCTGGATGAATCTGCCTTTGTGGGTCTGAGCTTACTGGAGAGATTGAATTTAGGGGACAACAGAGTCACTCACATTGCTGATGGTGTATTTAGGTTTCTTTCCAATCTGCAAACACT AAACTTAAGAAACAATGAAATTTCATGGGCCATAGAAGATGCTAGTGAAGCCTTTGCTGGACTCACAAGTCTCACTAAATT AATCTTACAAGGAAATCAGATTAAATCAGTTACAAAGAAAGCATTCATTGGTCTTGAGTCCCTTGAGCATCT agATTTGAACAACAATGCTATAATGTCTATTCAAGAAAATGCTTTTTCCCAGACTCGCTTGAAAGAATT GATTCTGAACACAAACAGTTTGCTCTGTGACTGCCATTCCAAGTGGTTGCTTCAGTGGCTGGTTGATAATAACTTTCAACATTCTGTGAATGTAAGCTGTGCACACCCTGAATGGCTTGCAGGGCAAAGCATCCTGAATGTGGATCTGAAAGATTTTGTctgtg aTGATTTGCTCAAGCCACAGATAAGAACTCATCCTGAAACCACAGTTGCTCTGAGAGGCGTGAATGTGACTCTGACATGCGCTGCGGTGAGCAGCAGTGATTCACCCATGTCTGCTCTGTGGCGCAAAGACAGTGAAGTCTTGTATGATGCTGACACTGAGAATTTTGTTCGTTATCAGCAGCAGGCTGGAGAAGCTCTGGAATATACTAGTGTCCTACACCTTTTCAGTGTGaatttcacagatgaaggaaAATATCAGTGTATTATTACTAATCACTTCGGTTCTAACTATTCTCATAAAGCCAAACTGACTGTGAATG AGATGCCATCTTTTCTGAAAACTCCAATGGATCTAACTATTCGCACTGGTGCCATGGCCAGATTAGAATGTGCTGCGGAGGGGCACCCTGCACCACAGATTTCCTGGCAGAAAGATGGTGGTACTGACTTCCCTGCGGCTCGAGAGAGACGCATGCATGTCATGCCTGAGGATGATGTCTTCTTCATTGCAAATGTGAAAATAGAAGACATGGGGATCTATAGCTGCATGGCACAGAATATAGCAGGCGGTCTCTCAGCAAATGCCTCGCTCATCGTGTTAG AGACACCCTCATTTGTTAGACCCCTGGAGGACAAGACAGTAACCCGAGGTGAAACTGCAGTATTACAGTGCATAGCTGGAGGGAGTCCCACCCCTCGCCTCAACTGGACCAAAGatgatggacctttgctggtgaCAGAACGGCACTTCTTTGCTGCAGCCAACCAGCTTCTCATCATCGTAGATGCTGGGCtagatgatgctgggaaatataCCTGCATTATGTCAAACACCCTTGGGACAGAACGTGGTCACATTTACCTCAATGTGATTTCATCCCCCAACTGTGACTCTTCCCAGAGTAGCATTGGGCATGAAGATGATGGCTGGACCACAGTTGGCATTGTGATCATTGTTGTGGTCTGCTGTGTAGTGGGCACCTCTTTGATCTGGGTCATTGTTATTTACCACATGAGGAGGAAAAACGAAGACTATAGTATTACAAACACAG AGGAACTCAATCTGCCTGCAGACATTCCCAGCTACTTGTCTTCCCAAGGaacactgtctgagccacaggaaggCTACAGCAACTCTGAGGCAGGCAGTCATCAGCAACTTATGCCTCCTGCCAATGGATATTTACACAGAGGCACTGATG GTGGCACTGGCACCCGAGTTATCTGCTCAGATTGTTATGACAATGCTAACATCTACTCCCGGACCCGAGAATACTGTCCGTACACCTATATCACTGAAGAGGATGTTCTGGATCAGACGCTGTCCAGCCTCATGGTCCAGATGCCCAAAGAGACTTACTTGGCACATCCTCCCCAAGATGCCACTACCCTGGAGAGCCTGGTGTCGTCAGCAGATAGAGAGAGATCTGCCTTTCCCACCAACCATGAGAGGATAAATGAGAAGAAGCCTTCCTCCACACAGATGAGCAGTG AAACCTTGCAGCGGCCTCTGTGGAACATAAGCAGAGAACCAGGTATGCCTCATCCTCCTTTTCCCCAGCAGTCAGTCCTTGAGTCATCACAACTCCATCAAAACGAGGGCCTGGCAGAGACTGATCCAGACTGTTCCACTTGCCCCACGCCCTGTCACAGGTTGCACGACCACACTTTTGATTTTAGTAGGACTCGGAATGTTCGCGATGGCAGTGAGGGCACATGA